In Entelurus aequoreus isolate RoL-2023_Sb linkage group LG13, RoL_Eaeq_v1.1, whole genome shotgun sequence, a genomic segment contains:
- the LOC133663261 gene encoding gap junction gamma-1 protein-like, translating into MSWSFLTRLLDEISNHSTFVGKIWLTLLIVFRIVLTAVGGESIYYDEQSKFVCNTQQPGCENVCYDAFAPLSHIRFWVFQVIMITTPTIMYLGFAMHKIARMEDVDYRPRGRKRMPIVSRGANRDYEEAEDNGEEDPMIHEEIEPEKDKEVEEKPSNKHDGRRRIKRDGLMKVYVFQLLSRAIFEASFLFGQYVLYGLEVSPSYVCTRSPCPHTVDCFVSRPTEKTIFLLIMYAVSALCLLFTLLEILHLGFSGIRDCFCAPRSRPPTPRHPALASQRSSISRQPSAPPGYHTALKKDPSGKLGFRDNLADSGRESFGDEASSRELERLRRHLKLAQQHLDLAYQTEEHSPSRSSSPESNGTAAEQNRLNFAQEKQSSTCDKGMRA; encoded by the coding sequence ATGAGCTGGAGTTTCCTCACACGTCTCTTGGACGAGATTTCCAATCACTCAACGTTCGTGGGCAAAATCTGGCTCACCCTCCTGATCGTGTTCCGCATCGTGCTGACCGCCGTGGGGGGCGAGTCCATCTACTACGATGAGCAGAGTAAATTTGTGTGCAACACGCAGCAGCCCGGGTGCGAGAACGTGTGCTACGACGCCTTCGCGCCGCTGTCCCACATCCGCTTCTGGGTGTTCCAGGTGATCATGATCACCACGCCCACCATCATGTACCTGGGCTTCGCCATGCACAAGATCGCCCGCATGGAGGACGTGGATTACCGGCCGCGCGGCAGGAAGCGCATGCCGATCGTGAGCCGCGGCGCCAACCGCGACTACGAGGAAGCGGAGGACAACGGCGAGGAGGACCCGATGATCCATGAAGAGATTGAGCCAGAGAAGGACAAGGAGGTGGAGGAGAAGCCCAGCAATAAGCACGACGGACGCCGCCGCATCAAGCGAGACGGCCTGATGAAAGTCTACGTGTTTCAGCTTCTGTCTCGTGCCATTTTTGAGGCGTCCTTCCTGTTCGGGCAGTACGTCCTTTACGGGCTGGAGGTGTCGCCGTCATACGTGTGCACGCGGTCTCCCTGCCCGCACACGGTGGATTGCTTCGTCTCGCGGCCCACGGAGAAAACCATATTCCTGCTCATCATGTATGCAGTCAGTGCCTTGTGTCTGCTCTTCACCCTGCTGGAGATCCTTCACCTGGGCTTCAGCGGCATCCGGGACTGCTTCTGTGCCCCCCGCTCCCGACCTCCCACCCCTCGTCACCCCGCGCTGGCCAGCCAGCGGTCCTCCATCAGCCGCCAGCCCTCCGCGCCGCCGGGCTACCACACGGCCCTGAAGAAGGACCCCTCGGGGAAGCTGGGCTTCAGGGACAACCTGGCCGACTCCGGCCGCGAGTCCTTCGGCGACGAGGCGTCCTCGCGAGAGCTGGAGCGGCTGCGCAGACACCTGAAGCTGGCCCAGCAACACCTGGACCTGGCTTACCAGACCGAGGAGCACAGCCCGTCTCGCAGCAGCAGCCCAGAATCCAACGGCACCGCAGCCGAGCAGAACAGACTCAACTTCGCCCAGGAGAAGCAGAGCAGCACATGTGACAAAG